One genomic region from Pseudanabaena sp. FACHB-2040 encodes:
- the clpS gene encoding ATP-dependent Clp protease adapter ClpS codes for MNWVVSAAPRAVSAAPTIAPEKTSQTVRNPYPNYKIIVLNDDFNTFDHVISCLVKYIPGMSADQAKQLTNQIHFEGQATVWVGPLEQAELYHSQLSRAGLTMAPLEKA; via the coding sequence ATGAACTGGGTTGTGTCAGCCGCACCGAGAGCTGTTTCTGCTGCGCCGACTATTGCGCCTGAAAAGACCAGTCAGACAGTGCGCAATCCATACCCTAATTACAAAATCATTGTGCTCAACGATGATTTCAATACGTTTGATCATGTGATCAGCTGTTTGGTCAAATACATTCCTGGGATGTCTGCCGACCAGGCTAAGCAGTTGACCAATCAAATTCATTTCGAGGGCCAAGCAACAGTTTGGGTAGGGCCGCTAGAGCAGGCTGAACTTTACCACAGCCAGCTTAGTCGGGCGGGGCTAACAATGGCTCCTCTGGAAAAGGCTTAA
- a CDS encoding DUF2103 domain-containing protein: MTNASEGRLVWNHSTHLPGLIPILEKLSEYPGIRTVTPGVLANVRAHSPHMRIKVSVPTRGGYKLIARKGKTVQEVFVLTELDQARLEGAIAQAMQT; encoded by the coding sequence ATGACCAACGCTTCTGAAGGTCGTCTTGTCTGGAATCACTCGACTCATCTGCCAGGGTTGATTCCTATCTTAGAAAAATTATCTGAATACCCTGGCATTCGGACGGTTACGCCGGGAGTGCTGGCAAATGTACGAGCGCATTCGCCGCATATGCGAATTAAAGTATCTGTGCCCACACGGGGCGGCTATAAACTAATTGCTCGCAAGGGCAAAACGGTTCAAGAAGTGTTTGTGTTGACCGAACTTGATCAGGCTAGGCTAGAAGGTGCGATCGCACAGGCCATGCAGACTTAG
- a CDS encoding NAD(P)(+) transhydrogenase (Re/Si-specific) subunit beta, translating to MSNNLLTVAYIAASALFILSLGGLSYPETAKRGNLYGIAGMVVAFLATALVCQGYWLQGGALGLGIVIGVWAAARVPMTGMPEMVALLNSFVGLAAVLVGFAEYLRPGTGYEGAEHTIHLVEIYAGVFIGMVTFTGSLVAVGKLQGRLPGKPLLLPARHLLNLTMLGTMIALIVPFMGATGTGGLVPLAGMAAIAAIFGVHIVLAIGGADMAVVISMLNSYSGWASTATGFMLGNDMLIIAGTLVGSSGAILSYIMCKGMNRSFLNVLLGGFGEGVSSTSSQKGQQGEAVSTTAEEAVELLDQANDIIIVPGYGMAVAQAQHAISEITQILRRQGKQVRFGIHPVAGRMPGHMNVLLAEANVPYDIVLEMDEINEDFPQTDLVLVIGANDTVNPIAQEDPGSPIAGMPVMEVWKAGQVVVLKRSLSAGYAGVDNPLFYKDNTLMLFGDAKANINGILAKLATRTTAPEALAVV from the coding sequence ATGTCAAATAATCTCCTCACGGTCGCCTACATCGCGGCCAGCGCTCTTTTTATTCTCAGTCTGGGCGGTTTGTCTTACCCTGAAACTGCTAAGCGCGGCAACCTCTATGGTATTGCTGGCATGGTCGTTGCGTTTTTGGCGACGGCCTTGGTGTGCCAGGGCTACTGGCTCCAGGGCGGGGCTCTGGGACTGGGCATTGTGATTGGGGTTTGGGCGGCAGCTCGGGTGCCCATGACGGGCATGCCAGAGATGGTGGCCCTGTTAAACAGCTTTGTGGGTCTGGCGGCGGTGTTGGTGGGCTTTGCTGAGTACCTGCGGCCTGGTACGGGCTATGAGGGAGCTGAGCACACCATTCACCTGGTGGAGATCTATGCTGGGGTGTTTATCGGCATGGTCACCTTTACCGGGTCGCTGGTGGCAGTGGGTAAGCTGCAGGGGAGGCTGCCCGGTAAGCCACTGCTGCTGCCTGCCCGCCATCTGCTTAACCTGACGATGCTAGGAACGATGATCGCGCTGATCGTGCCGTTTATGGGCGCAACCGGCACAGGTGGGCTGGTGCCGCTGGCAGGAATGGCTGCGATCGCAGCTATCTTTGGCGTTCACATCGTGCTGGCCATTGGCGGCGCGGATATGGCGGTAGTCATTTCCATGCTCAACAGCTACTCTGGCTGGGCCTCAACAGCGACAGGTTTTATGCTGGGCAATGACATGCTGATCATTGCGGGAACGCTGGTGGGCAGCAGCGGAGCCATTCTCAGCTACATCATGTGCAAGGGCATGAACCGCTCTTTTCTCAACGTGCTGCTAGGCGGCTTTGGGGAGGGTGTAAGCTCGACTAGCAGCCAGAAGGGCCAGCAGGGTGAGGCAGTTTCTACCACGGCTGAAGAAGCGGTAGAGCTACTCGATCAGGCTAATGACATTATTATTGTGCCGGGGTATGGCATGGCTGTGGCTCAGGCACAGCACGCAATTTCTGAAATTACCCAGATTTTGCGGCGGCAGGGTAAGCAGGTACGATTTGGCATTCACCCAGTGGCGGGCCGGATGCCTGGTCATATGAACGTGCTGCTGGCCGAAGCCAATGTCCCCTACGACATTGTGCTGGAAATGGATGAAATCAACGAAGATTTTCCCCAGACAGACCTAGTGCTGGTAATTGGGGCTAACGATACGGTGAACCCTATTGCTCAGGAAGATCCTGGCAGCCCGATTGCCGGTATGCCGGTGATGGAGGTGTGGAAAGCGGGCCAGGTAGTGGTGCTCAAGCGCAGCCTGTCGGCGGGCTATGCTGGGGTCGATAATCCCTTGTTTTACAAAGACAACACGCTAATGCTGTTTGGAGATGCCAAGGCCAACATTAACGGCATCTTGGCTAAGCTAGCCACCCGGACGACAGCGCCTGAAGCATTAGCGGTCGTTTAG